From Pirellulales bacterium, the proteins below share one genomic window:
- the cls gene encoding cardiolipin synthase, which yields MSYFFQHFWPHLTTAVVAIVELVAACHAVLYKRDTRATIGWVGLILLTPLLGALLYWMFGINRIHRKAKLRRGGETGAEPCASEHTAPPELIEKTLGRKGEHFERLVALVGNATMRPLLQGNKIEPLVGGDEAYPAMLHAIDSAQRSITLASYIFDNDRVGKLFAHALGQAKQRGVEIRVLIDDIGARYTFPSIVHLLRGASIRAETFMRSLVPGYFAYFNLRSHRKILVVDGQLGFTGGMNIREGCWLSEHPKLPTQDVHFRMQGPVVTQLQEVFAEDWAFSTDEVLKGDLWYPSQEAAGETLARGVAFGPDESKGVIGLTLIGALGVAQRKVSIVTPYFLPDESIVAALNVAAMRGVEVNIVLPQKGNLTTVQWATQATLWQVLEHGCNVWLTLAPFDHTKLMVVDGLWTLVGSSNWDPRSLRLNFEFDVECYDSKLAASIGSLIETKQKSARRIDLKTVDSRRLAVRLRDGMARLLSPYL from the coding sequence ATGTCGTATTTTTTCCAGCATTTTTGGCCCCACCTGACGACGGCCGTCGTAGCGATTGTGGAATTGGTGGCGGCATGCCACGCCGTGCTGTACAAGCGTGATACCCGGGCCACGATCGGCTGGGTAGGCTTGATTTTGCTAACGCCGCTGCTGGGCGCCTTGTTGTACTGGATGTTTGGCATTAACCGCATTCATCGTAAAGCAAAATTGCGGCGCGGGGGCGAAACGGGCGCGGAACCTTGTGCCAGCGAGCACACCGCGCCGCCGGAACTCATCGAGAAAACGCTGGGCCGCAAAGGGGAACATTTCGAACGGCTGGTGGCGCTAGTCGGCAATGCCACCATGCGGCCGCTGTTGCAGGGGAACAAAATAGAACCGCTCGTAGGAGGCGACGAAGCTTATCCGGCCATGTTGCACGCCATCGACAGCGCGCAGCGATCCATTACGTTGGCCAGTTACATTTTCGACAATGATCGCGTTGGCAAACTTTTCGCGCACGCGCTGGGGCAAGCCAAACAACGGGGCGTGGAAATTCGTGTGTTGATTGACGATATTGGCGCACGGTACACATTCCCCAGCATCGTGCATTTGCTGCGGGGGGCAAGCATTCGGGCCGAAACGTTCATGCGCTCGCTGGTGCCGGGATATTTTGCCTATTTCAACTTGCGGAGTCATCGCAAAATACTGGTCGTCGACGGGCAGTTGGGATTCACCGGAGGCATGAATATTCGAGAAGGGTGCTGGTTGTCGGAACATCCCAAACTTCCGACACAGGATGTTCACTTCCGAATGCAAGGACCCGTTGTCACACAATTGCAGGAAGTCTTTGCCGAAGATTGGGCGTTCAGCACCGACGAAGTTCTCAAGGGCGATTTGTGGTATCCGTCGCAAGAGGCAGCGGGCGAAACCTTAGCCCGAGGAGTAGCGTTTGGCCCTGACGAAAGCAAAGGAGTGATCGGCCTAACACTGATTGGCGCGCTGGGTGTAGCACAGCGCAAAGTGTCGATTGTCACTCCCTATTTTTTGCCAGACGAATCCATCGTGGCGGCGCTCAATGTAGCTGCCATGCGCGGCGTGGAGGTAAACATTGTGCTTCCGCAAAAGGGGAATCTAACCACCGTCCAGTGGGCCACGCAGGCAACGCTGTGGCAAGTGTTGGAGCATGGCTGTAACGTCTGGCTGACGCTGGCCCCGTTCGATCACACCAAGTTGATGGTGGTCGATGGCCTGTGGACGCTCGTAGGCTCCAGCAATTGGGATCCTCGGAGCTTGCGGCTGAACTTTGAATTCGATGTCGAATGCTACGATTCGAAGCTGGCTGCTAGCATTGGCAGCCTGATTGAAACGAAGCAAAAATCGGCTCGACGGATCGATTTGAAAACCGTCGACTCCCGGCGACTGGCTGTGCGATTACGCGATGGGATGGCCCGATTGTTGTCGCCATATCTCTGA
- a CDS encoding ABC transporter ATP-binding protein, translating into MSRLSSSSPSNWYLIRRLLGLGWRHRTGCIAVFVQQSVLTVLALSQLGLTGLGIDYLRSRVDPAAAAAHWPFGLHPPLAWPPLAVVGSIAATIFILALMHASLRYWGAVTLSDLVQHIVICVRSEVYDKLQRLSFRFFDANQSGSIINRVAGDVQAVRQFVDGVILQVLTVVLSLAVYLAYMLSVNVPLTLACLATTPLLWWGAVIFSRSVRPEYLKVSTLLDRLILTLSENVQGVQVVKGFGRQQEEIKKFQAGNRVVMDAKKKIFRRLSMFQPVMGFFTQINMIVLLGYGGYLVVIGSFPLGAGLFVFANLLQQFANQVSQVTNIANSIQASLTGAQRVFEVLDAPLEVETPAHPIPLASAKGRVRFEHVDFGYRADVPVLREIDFEAEPGQCIAIVGATGVGKSTLLSLIPRFYDATHGRVLIDGLDVRDLDLDQLRRNVGLVFQESFLFSNTVAANIAFGHPEATREQIERAAKIAAADEFIVNLPQGYDTVIGEYGSNLSGGQRQRLAIARAILLQPPILILDDALASVDPETEHEIMIAMEQAMLGRTTFVVAHRLSTLRRADWVLVLDEGRIVQSGTHEQLMQQNGHYLEAASLQTTEADWELAATVPSANNEKAA; encoded by the coding sequence TTGAGTCGCCTGTCGTCATCGTCACCGTCGAATTGGTATTTGATCCGCCGCCTGCTGGGGCTTGGATGGCGGCACCGAACCGGCTGCATCGCCGTGTTCGTGCAGCAATCGGTTTTAACCGTGCTGGCCCTGTCCCAGTTGGGGTTAACTGGCCTAGGAATCGATTATCTTCGCAGCCGGGTTGATCCGGCGGCGGCCGCCGCTCACTGGCCCTTTGGTTTGCATCCGCCGCTGGCTTGGCCGCCGTTGGCGGTCGTGGGTTCGATTGCCGCAACGATCTTCATTCTGGCGTTGATGCACGCTTCGTTGCGTTATTGGGGCGCCGTCACACTTTCTGATTTGGTGCAGCACATCGTCATTTGCGTGCGCAGCGAAGTGTACGACAAACTGCAACGCCTTAGCTTCCGCTTTTTTGACGCCAACCAAAGTGGCTCGATTATCAACCGCGTGGCTGGCGACGTGCAAGCGGTGCGCCAATTTGTCGACGGCGTAATTCTGCAAGTGTTAACGGTGGTCCTCTCGTTGGCCGTGTATTTGGCCTACATGTTGAGCGTAAATGTGCCGCTGACGCTAGCCTGCTTGGCCACCACGCCGCTGTTATGGTGGGGGGCTGTCATTTTTTCGCGGTCGGTACGGCCAGAATATCTGAAAGTTAGCACACTGCTCGATCGACTGATCCTGACGCTCTCGGAAAATGTTCAAGGCGTGCAAGTCGTTAAGGGCTTCGGCCGTCAACAGGAAGAAATCAAAAAATTTCAAGCCGGCAACCGCGTCGTAATGGACGCCAAGAAAAAAATCTTTCGGCGGCTAAGCATGTTTCAGCCGGTAATGGGCTTCTTCACCCAAATTAACATGATCGTGTTGCTAGGCTATGGCGGTTATTTGGTGGTGATAGGAAGTTTTCCGCTGGGGGCTGGTTTGTTCGTATTTGCCAATTTGTTGCAACAATTTGCCAACCAGGTAAGCCAGGTCACCAACATTGCCAATAGCATTCAAGCCAGCCTGACCGGCGCCCAGCGGGTGTTTGAAGTGCTTGATGCCCCGCTGGAAGTCGAAACTCCCGCGCATCCGATTCCGCTTGCCTCTGCCAAAGGTCGCGTCCGTTTTGAGCATGTTGACTTCGGCTATCGAGCGGATGTGCCCGTGCTGCGTGAAATAGATTTCGAAGCTGAGCCGGGGCAGTGCATTGCCATCGTCGGGGCCACGGGCGTTGGCAAAAGCACGCTGCTGAGCTTGATTCCGCGGTTTTATGACGCTACCCACGGCCGCGTGTTGATCGATGGGCTTGACGTTCGCGATTTGGACCTGGATCAGCTACGCCGCAACGTGGGACTGGTGTTCCAGGAAAGTTTTTTGTTCAGCAACACGGTGGCGGCCAACATTGCGTTCGGGCATCCTGAAGCCACTCGAGAGCAAATTGAACGAGCCGCCAAAATTGCTGCAGCCGACGAATTTATTGTCAATCTGCCGCAGGGTTATGACACAGTAATTGGCGAATATGGCTCGAATCTTAGCGGAGGGCAACGGCAACGACTGGCGATTGCGCGAGCGATTTTATTGCAGCCGCCAATTTTAATTCTCGACGATGCGTTGGCTTCCGTCGATCCAGAGACCGAGCACGAAATTATGATCGCCATGGAACAGGCCATGCTCGGCCGCACGACGTTTGTCGTGGCCCATCGTTTGAGCACGCTCCGCCGGGCCGATTGGGTGCTGGTGCTCGACGAAGGCCGCATCGTGCAATCGGGCACGCACGAACAATTGATGCAGCAGAATGGCCATTATTTGGAAGCCGCCTCGCTGCAAACTACCGAGGCCGATTGGGAACTGGCGGCGACCGTACCATCTGCCAACAACGAAAAAGCCGCTTGA
- a CDS encoding ABC transporter ATP-binding protein, giving the protein MSYSAARTLTRLGIHDECEVDLRPLELGLIRRLFSYTRPYATKRNWLLALVVLRSIQLPALTWILWIVIKGPIAAGNVAGVLWGMVAFTVLALSTQFVMHYRQRLALELGEAVVFDLRNHIFAHLQTMPMGFYHRTKLGRIISRMTSDVEDVRMGVQEVLFISLVQIGQMGMAAVVMLWYDWLLFLMVLGLAPVLWLINNHFRLRLSIALRQMRDSFSRVTATLAESVNGIRVTQGFVRQDANAEMFGDLVRDHAQYNTVVNRTQGLFLPLLDLNSQFFVAVLLFVGGYQALRPGATLHVGDLVGFFFMANLFFSPITTLGNQYNTALTAMAGAERIFNLLDYEPDWKDDSAATDLTAVTGRVEMRHLHFGYDPARPVLHDVTFTAQPGQTVALVGHTGSGKTTITNLIAKLYLPTQGELLIDGHSITSITSASLHRHIGIVSQTNFLFTGTVLENIRLGRPSATDDEVLAAAEQLDCLDLISSLPDGFHTQVGERGGNLSLGQRQIVCFARAMLADPRILILDEATSSVDTITEARVQRALSRLLAGRTSFVVAHRLSTIRDADQVLVLEHGRIVERGTHVELLAQEGAYTALYRRFAAHAA; this is encoded by the coding sequence ATGTCCTACTCTGCCGCACGTACCCTGACCCGACTGGGCATTCACGATGAATGCGAAGTCGACCTTCGCCCCTTGGAGCTGGGGCTCATTCGGCGGCTGTTTAGTTATACCCGGCCATATGCGACGAAGCGGAATTGGCTGCTGGCGCTAGTGGTTCTTCGTTCGATTCAACTGCCGGCGCTGACGTGGATTTTGTGGATTGTCATCAAAGGGCCCATTGCCGCCGGAAATGTGGCCGGCGTGTTGTGGGGCATGGTTGCTTTTACGGTGTTGGCGCTCAGCACGCAATTCGTCATGCACTACCGCCAGCGGTTGGCGCTGGAATTGGGCGAGGCGGTAGTGTTCGATTTACGCAATCATATTTTCGCGCATTTGCAAACCATGCCGATGGGTTTTTACCATCGGACCAAGCTGGGACGCATCATCAGCCGCATGACATCGGACGTGGAAGATGTCCGCATGGGCGTACAGGAAGTGCTGTTTATCAGCTTGGTTCAAATTGGACAGATGGGCATGGCTGCCGTCGTCATGCTGTGGTACGACTGGCTGTTATTCTTGATGGTTCTAGGCTTGGCGCCGGTGTTGTGGCTGATCAATAACCATTTCCGCCTGCGGCTTAGCATTGCATTGCGGCAAATGCGCGATTCTTTTAGCCGGGTCACCGCCACGTTGGCCGAAAGCGTGAACGGCATCCGCGTTACTCAAGGCTTCGTGCGCCAAGATGCAAATGCCGAAATGTTCGGCGATTTGGTGCGCGACCATGCTCAGTACAATACCGTCGTCAATCGCACGCAGGGATTGTTTTTGCCGCTGTTGGATTTGAACAGCCAATTTTTTGTGGCCGTGCTGCTGTTCGTGGGCGGTTACCAGGCGCTCCGGCCCGGCGCCACGTTGCACGTGGGCGATTTGGTCGGGTTTTTCTTCATGGCGAATTTGTTTTTCTCGCCGATTACCACACTGGGAAATCAATATAACACGGCCCTCACGGCGATGGCTGGCGCCGAGCGCATTTTCAATTTGCTCGATTACGAGCCCGATTGGAAAGATGATTCCGCGGCGACTGATTTGACCGCCGTGACCGGCAGAGTTGAAATGCGGCATTTGCACTTTGGCTACGATCCCGCACGCCCGGTGCTGCACGATGTCACTTTCACAGCGCAGCCCGGACAAACCGTGGCGCTCGTCGGACATACCGGCAGCGGCAAAACGACGATCACGAATTTGATCGCCAAGTTATATTTGCCGACGCAGGGAGAATTGCTGATCGACGGCCACAGCATCACGTCCATTACCAGTGCCTCGCTGCACCGGCATATTGGCATCGTTTCGCAAACGAATTTTCTGTTCACCGGCACGGTGTTGGAAAACATTCGTTTGGGCCGGCCAAGTGCGACCGATGACGAAGTGCTGGCCGCGGCCGAGCAGCTCGATTGTCTCGATTTAATTTCCTCGCTGCCCGACGGCTTTCACACGCAGGTGGGCGAACGGGGTGGAAATTTATCGCTCGGACAGCGGCAAATTGTGTGTTTTGCCCGGGCCATGCTGGCTGATCCGCGCATTCTAATTCTCGACGAGGCCACCAGCAGCGTTGACACTATTACCGAAGCCCGCGTCCAGAGGGCGCTTTCTCGGCTTTTGGCTGGCCGCACAAGTTTTGTGGTGGCGCACCGGCTGAGCACGATTCGCGATGCGGACCAGGTGCTGGTGTTGGAGCACGGCCGGATTGTGGAACGCGGCACTCATGTGGAATTGCTAGCGCAGGAGGGCGCATACACCGCTTTGTATCGGCGTTTCGCCGCCCATGCGGCGTAG
- a CDS encoding cold shock domain-containing protein gives MPAGTIKKLVQDKGFGFIATGDGTDVFFHHSTVADQKFDNLEVGQEVEFTVDNSGGSKGGKGPRAASVTPK, from the coding sequence ATGCCGGCCGGCACTATTAAAAAATTGGTCCAGGATAAGGGTTTTGGGTTTATCGCCACGGGTGATGGCACAGATGTGTTCTTTCATCACTCGACGGTGGCCGACCAGAAGTTCGACAATCTTGAAGTCGGACAAGAGGTAGAATTCACCGTCGATAATTCCGGCGGGAGCAAAGGCGGTAAGGGACCGCGAGCTGCCTCGGTTACGCCGAAGTAA
- the glgX gene encoding glycogen debranching protein GlgX, which produces MSKDVPHRKQSSSDPAESAVLRPASPSHVHPALQFTHALPYGALLHADGVQFVVFSRSATAMRLLLYDRVDEREPAEVIPFDREIDRWGDIWSIFVPGVTAGQLYHFQADGPFDPEQGQRFNGKARLIDPYAKALAGHFLSSDDGIIRPPKCVVIDDLFDWEHDRHLKRPLADTVIYELHVRGFTRDATSGVERPGTYLGVVEKIPYLKSLGVTAVELMPVHEFPVESPWGQKLERPNYWGYDPLAFFAPHQGYAAGNEPGCQVNEFKHMVKALHEAGIEVILDVVFNHTAEGNELGPTLSFKGLENRVYYMLGNGGSFYRNFTGCGNTINGNHPICREMLFLCLRYWVQNYHIDGFRFDLASILSRNRHGEIIPNPPVVELIAEDPLLADTKVIAEAWDAAGAYQVGSFANLRWAEWNGRYRDELRQYWRGDAHLLGGMATRLAGSADLYQAGGRQPYHSINFVTCHDGFTLNDLVSYSFKHNEDNGEGNRDGDDNSYSANYGVEGPTRKKNIDAIRLRQIKNFLATLLLSQGVPMLLAGDECRRTQRGNNNAYCQDNQVSWFDWSLVEQQADLVRFVQALVKFRRSNPALRRRNFLSGIPAQPGELPDVCWFSPDGHSIDWKNGEQGLICVFGAPAATNPEDRTDLKKPPVSEPSAVPTGIVERARTIMLMLNPVGQAREFVIPELVRTLKWRRFIDTAAEPQSDIFPNLDGPPPPLVGPVRVAERSLMCYVTR; this is translated from the coding sequence ATGTCCAAAGATGTTCCCCATCGAAAGCAATCTTCCTCCGACCCAGCGGAATCTGCCGTGCTACGCCCTGCTAGTCCGTCACACGTGCATCCGGCATTGCAATTCACCCATGCGCTGCCGTATGGGGCGCTGTTGCACGCCGACGGGGTGCAGTTTGTCGTGTTTAGCCGCTCCGCCACCGCTATGCGCCTGTTGTTGTACGATCGGGTGGACGAGCGGGAACCGGCCGAGGTGATTCCGTTTGATCGCGAAATTGACCGCTGGGGAGATATTTGGAGCATTTTTGTGCCGGGCGTGACCGCCGGACAGTTGTATCACTTTCAGGCCGATGGCCCATTCGATCCGGAACAAGGGCAGCGCTTCAATGGTAAAGCGCGATTAATCGATCCTTACGCCAAAGCGCTGGCCGGGCATTTTTTGTCGAGCGACGATGGCATTATCCGGCCGCCAAAGTGCGTCGTGATTGACGATTTGTTCGATTGGGAACACGATCGGCATTTGAAGCGGCCTTTGGCCGACACGGTGATTTACGAATTGCACGTGCGCGGCTTTACTCGCGATGCCACCAGCGGCGTGGAGCGGCCGGGCACGTATTTGGGGGTTGTCGAGAAGATTCCATATTTGAAATCGCTGGGAGTGACGGCAGTCGAGCTGATGCCGGTCCACGAATTTCCGGTGGAATCGCCCTGGGGACAAAAACTGGAACGGCCCAACTACTGGGGCTACGATCCGCTGGCATTTTTCGCGCCGCATCAGGGTTACGCCGCCGGCAATGAGCCAGGCTGCCAGGTGAACGAGTTCAAGCACATGGTGAAGGCCCTGCACGAGGCCGGGATTGAAGTGATTTTGGACGTGGTATTTAACCACACGGCCGAAGGCAACGAATTAGGCCCCACGCTCAGCTTCAAAGGGTTGGAAAACCGTGTGTATTACATGCTGGGCAACGGCGGCAGCTTTTATCGCAATTTCACCGGCTGCGGCAACACGATCAACGGCAATCATCCCATTTGCCGCGAAATGCTGTTTTTGTGCCTCCGCTATTGGGTGCAAAATTATCACATCGACGGCTTCCGGTTCGATTTGGCTTCGATTTTAAGCCGTAACCGGCATGGCGAAATTATTCCCAACCCGCCAGTCGTGGAACTGATTGCCGAAGACCCATTGCTGGCGGACACCAAAGTGATTGCTGAAGCCTGGGATGCCGCCGGAGCGTATCAGGTGGGCTCGTTTGCCAACCTCCGCTGGGCGGAATGGAATGGCCGCTACCGAGACGAATTGCGGCAATACTGGCGGGGCGATGCACACCTGCTGGGCGGCATGGCCACGCGGCTGGCCGGCTCGGCCGATTTATACCAGGCCGGCGGGCGGCAGCCGTATCACAGCATCAATTTCGTCACCTGCCACGACGGTTTCACGCTGAACGATTTGGTAAGTTACTCGTTCAAGCACAACGAAGATAACGGCGAAGGCAACCGCGACGGCGACGATAACAGCTACAGCGCCAATTACGGAGTGGAAGGCCCGACGCGGAAAAAGAACATCGATGCCATTCGCCTGCGGCAAATTAAAAACTTCTTGGCCACGCTCCTGCTCAGCCAGGGCGTACCGATGTTGCTAGCCGGCGACGAATGCCGCCGCACCCAGCGCGGCAACAACAATGCCTATTGCCAGGATAACCAAGTCTCCTGGTTCGATTGGTCGCTAGTGGAACAACAGGCCGATTTGGTGCGGTTTGTGCAAGCGCTGGTGAAGTTCCGGCGCAGCAATCCGGCGCTACGGCGGCGAAACTTTTTGAGCGGCATTCCGGCGCAGCCCGGAGAACTGCCCGACGTGTGTTGGTTCAGTCCTGATGGGCATTCCATCGATTGGAAAAACGGCGAGCAAGGTCTGATTTGCGTATTCGGCGCACCCGCGGCAACCAACCCTGAAGATCGTACGGACCTGAAGAAGCCGCCGGTTAGTGAACCATCGGCCGTTCCAACCGGCATCGTCGAACGGGCCCGAACTATCATGCTTATGCTGAACCCGGTTGGCCAGGCGCGAGAGTTTGTAATTCCCGAATTGGTTCGCACGTTGAAATGGCGGCGGTTTATCGACACGGCCGCCGAGCCGCAGTCGGATATCTTTCCAAATCTCGACGGGCCGCCGCCACCATTGGTTGGACCTGTGCGGGTGGCCGAACGCTCTTTGATGTGCTACGTGACGCGCTAA
- the purM gene encoding phosphoribosylformylglycinamidine cyclo-ligase, with protein sequence MAKATYKDAGVDLELYRQSMARLPPLLHRTFTPRVLPLDGGFAGLFQLDFANHLFARHYQQPVLVSCTDGVGTKLKVAQQVGTHNTVGIDLVAMSVNDALCCGAEPLFFLDYVAMSHDDPPLLEQLVQGISNGCLEADCALLGGETAIMPDLYDRGDYDLAGFCVGVVERSRLIDGRGIEAGDAIVGIASSGLHSNGYSLARKIAFDIAGHKSDDVIDELGGAVGNVLLTPTRIYAKAVRRTLSHYTVKEVVHGIAHITGGGLLENLGRVIPEGCRAIIRRGSWTVPPVFAWLQRLGDVEQAEMDQVFNLGVGLVMVVSPYYADSIRNQLSDCGLESWQIGRVIAGPQGAVWES encoded by the coding sequence ATGGCCAAAGCAACTTATAAAGATGCCGGCGTCGATTTGGAGCTGTACCGCCAAAGCATGGCGCGGCTGCCACCGCTGTTGCATCGCACGTTCACCCCGCGAGTTTTGCCGCTGGATGGCGGTTTTGCCGGGCTGTTCCAGCTCGATTTCGCCAATCATTTGTTTGCCCGCCACTACCAGCAGCCGGTGCTGGTTAGTTGCACCGACGGCGTGGGCACCAAGCTGAAAGTGGCCCAGCAGGTCGGCACGCACAACACGGTGGGCATCGATTTAGTCGCCATGAGCGTGAACGATGCCCTGTGCTGCGGCGCCGAACCGTTATTCTTCCTCGATTACGTGGCAATGTCGCACGACGATCCGCCACTGTTGGAGCAACTGGTCCAAGGCATTAGCAACGGTTGCTTAGAAGCCGATTGTGCACTGTTGGGAGGCGAAACCGCCATCATGCCCGATTTGTACGACCGCGGCGATTATGATTTAGCGGGCTTTTGCGTGGGTGTGGTGGAGCGCAGCCGCCTGATTGATGGGCGGGGGATCGAGGCCGGTGATGCAATTGTCGGCATCGCTTCCAGCGGTTTGCATTCCAATGGTTACAGCTTGGCTCGAAAAATTGCCTTCGACATTGCCGGGCACAAGTCCGACGACGTTATTGACGAACTCGGCGGCGCCGTCGGCAATGTGCTGCTCACGCCGACCCGAATTTACGCGAAAGCGGTCCGCCGCACGCTCAGTCATTACACGGTGAAGGAAGTTGTTCACGGCATCGCCCACATCACGGGCGGCGGGTTGTTGGAGAATTTAGGCCGCGTCATTCCGGAAGGCTGCCGGGCAATCATCCGCCGTGGTAGTTGGACGGTGCCGCCGGTTTTCGCCTGGTTGCAGCGCTTAGGCGATGTCGAGCAGGCCGAAATGGATCAGGTGTTCAACCTCGGTGTCGGCCTGGTGATGGTGGTCAGCCCCTATTATGCCGACAGCATCCGCAACCAACTGTCCGATTGCGGCCTGGAAAGTTGGCAAATTGGCCGCGTTATTGCTGGACCCCAAGGCGCGGTGTGGGAATCTTAA
- a CDS encoding ion channel gives MKIVVSLLSVVLILALLVDAFETTILPRRVTHRFRFVRMFYVTTWKVWRGIGLQFPPGRMRESFLSIFGPLSLLTLLATWVIGLIFGFALLHWSLGTAVHAPESEPSFLTYLYWSGNTFFTLGYGDVTPVAGLGRVLAVIQAGMGFGFLALIIGYLPVIYQAFSRREAMIALLDARAGSPPSAAQMLLRVGRAGNIPAIMPFLAEWERWSAELLESHLSFPMLSFYRSQHDNQSWLSSLTAVLDTCAVFIALVKDHNPFQAQLTFAISRHAAVDLSLVLQSPPAEHQDRLPPEQLHQLREMLQAAGFLLHEGPVADAKLAELRGTYEPFVNGLSKRLLFTLPHFVSERSSADNWQRSAWMKRAPEINALGATPSTGDTHF, from the coding sequence ATGAAGATTGTCGTGAGCCTACTGAGCGTCGTATTGATTCTGGCGCTGTTGGTGGATGCGTTTGAAACCACCATTTTGCCGCGGCGGGTGACGCACCGGTTTCGCTTTGTCCGCATGTTTTACGTCACCACCTGGAAAGTGTGGCGCGGAATTGGCCTGCAATTTCCGCCCGGGCGAATGCGGGAATCGTTTTTGAGCATCTTTGGGCCGCTGTCGTTGTTGACGCTGCTGGCCACGTGGGTGATTGGGCTGATTTTTGGATTCGCTCTGTTGCATTGGTCGCTGGGCACGGCGGTGCACGCACCGGAAAGCGAGCCGTCCTTTTTGACATACCTGTATTGGAGCGGGAATACGTTTTTCACGCTGGGCTACGGGGATGTAACGCCGGTTGCCGGGCTGGGCCGCGTGTTGGCGGTGATCCAAGCTGGAATGGGCTTCGGGTTTTTGGCGCTAATCATTGGCTATCTGCCGGTGATTTATCAAGCGTTTTCGCGTCGGGAAGCCATGATTGCGCTGTTGGACGCCCGGGCCGGTTCGCCGCCCAGTGCCGCGCAAATGTTATTGCGCGTGGGGCGAGCGGGCAATATTCCAGCGATCATGCCATTTCTGGCGGAATGGGAACGGTGGTCGGCCGAGCTGCTGGAAAGCCATTTATCGTTCCCGATGCTCAGCTTTTACCGTTCGCAGCACGACAACCAATCGTGGCTTTCGTCGCTGACGGCGGTGTTAGATACGTGCGCAGTTTTCATCGCCTTGGTGAAAGACCACAATCCGTTTCAGGCGCAGCTCACGTTTGCAATCTCGCGGCATGCGGCGGTGGATTTATCGTTGGTGTTGCAGTCGCCGCCGGCGGAGCACCAGGATCGGCTCCCGCCGGAACAGTTGCATCAGTTGCGCGAAATGTTGCAGGCCGCAGGCTTTCTTCTGCACGAGGGTCCGGTGGCCGACGCCAAGTTAGCCGAGCTGAGAGGCACGTACGAGCCGTTTGTGAACGGCCTGAGCAAGCGGCTGCTGTTTACCCTGCCCCATTTTGTGTCGGAGCGCAGCAGTGCAGATAATTGGCAACGCAGCGCGTGGATGAAGCGGGCGCCGGAAATCAACGCTTTGGGCGCCACCCCTTCGACGGGTGATACGCATTTTTAA